A genome region from Ralstonia solanacearum K60 includes the following:
- a CDS encoding site-specific recombinase, whose amino-acid sequence MFDFLLNPWRKWRASRHASHQLDAILAQFEPARSLAERNEWLIELAYWLRRADRPAGADSESWRYARLRYLLQVLENNPALAGRVGRTLRSIMRDNDPVSLLCDIGLSSRAGFWGELVDRLQARFLPPAPNQPQLAALFTLLFSGEGDAHWIDSLDDELVARLAALFRAGADAADEHDDAAGSRLERSLSVSIEILVSQVRAAGLSRAIRTRMDHADVTDSPFYQLAEAADAIFLAAPDAAPASPERLAQRLNTFRARLDQCRAAAASVYQHLDENGVSVEVVFQVERMKAWLGRIDLLLTAWADARASRRFVHLTAELVSASQHRRSVGYLVRATFADLARKVVERSAETGEHYITRDGKEYAAMVKAAAGGGVITAVTVYLKFFITGAHLTRFTEGLFASINYAASFLGIHFAHFTLATKQPAMTAPALAHRLDQVGRPEGLERFVDDTVAMIRSNAAAIAGNLVAVAPVAFLVQWVAGRVFHADLISPAKATATIASFSILGLTPLYAIFTGVLLWLSSLAAGWADNWFVLHRVHDVIAYHRRLRFMVGTRGAHRVADFWKRNLSGMVANVSLGFMLGLGPEILSFFGPHMEVRHVTLSTGAVATAVGVLGAGVMHTAAFWLAVAGIALMGVLNVLVSFALAFSMAMRSRNLRGLDRRRITGAVWRRILRDPLCLLVPRAPTEPTPPTTGTPA is encoded by the coding sequence ATGTTCGATTTCCTGCTCAACCCGTGGCGCAAATGGCGCGCTTCCCGGCATGCCAGCCACCAGCTGGACGCTATCCTCGCGCAGTTCGAGCCGGCGCGCAGCCTGGCCGAGCGCAATGAATGGCTGATCGAGCTGGCCTACTGGCTGCGCCGTGCCGACCGGCCGGCCGGTGCCGACTCGGAGTCATGGCGCTACGCGCGGCTGCGCTACCTGCTGCAGGTGCTGGAGAACAACCCGGCCCTGGCTGGGCGCGTGGGGCGGACGCTGCGGTCGATCATGCGGGACAACGATCCGGTGTCGCTGCTGTGCGATATCGGGCTGTCGTCGCGCGCGGGGTTCTGGGGCGAACTGGTCGACCGCCTGCAAGCGCGTTTCTTGCCGCCGGCGCCCAACCAGCCGCAACTGGCCGCGCTGTTCACGCTGCTGTTCAGCGGTGAAGGCGACGCGCACTGGATCGACAGCCTGGACGATGAACTCGTGGCACGCCTGGCCGCACTGTTCCGGGCTGGGGCGGATGCGGCGGACGAGCACGACGACGCGGCCGGCAGCCGCCTGGAGCGCAGCCTGTCGGTGAGCATCGAGATCCTGGTGAGCCAGGTGCGGGCGGCGGGCCTGTCGCGCGCCATCCGCACCCGCATGGACCACGCGGACGTCACCGATTCGCCGTTCTACCAGCTGGCCGAGGCGGCCGATGCCATCTTCCTCGCTGCGCCGGATGCGGCACCCGCCAGTCCGGAACGTCTGGCGCAGCGCCTGAACACCTTCCGCGCGCGGCTCGACCAGTGCCGTGCCGCCGCCGCGAGCGTGTACCAGCACCTGGACGAGAACGGCGTGTCGGTCGAGGTGGTGTTCCAGGTGGAGCGCATGAAGGCCTGGCTCGGCCGCATCGACCTGCTGCTGACGGCCTGGGCCGATGCGCGGGCCTCGCGCCGCTTCGTGCACCTGACGGCCGAGCTGGTGTCGGCCAGCCAGCATCGCCGCAGCGTGGGCTATCTGGTGCGCGCCACCTTTGCCGACCTGGCGCGCAAGGTGGTGGAGCGCTCCGCCGAGACCGGCGAGCACTACATCACACGCGACGGCAAGGAATACGCGGCGATGGTCAAGGCCGCGGCCGGCGGCGGCGTGATCACGGCGGTCACGGTCTACCTCAAGTTCTTCATCACCGGCGCGCACTTGACCCGGTTCACCGAAGGGCTGTTCGCCTCGATCAACTATGCGGCCAGCTTTCTCGGCATCCACTTCGCGCATTTCACGCTGGCCACCAAGCAGCCGGCCATGACGGCGCCCGCGCTGGCGCACCGGCTCGACCAGGTCGGCCGCCCCGAGGGGCTCGAGCGCTTCGTCGACGATACCGTGGCGATGATCCGCTCCAACGCGGCAGCCATCGCCGGCAACCTGGTGGCGGTGGCGCCAGTGGCCTTCCTGGTGCAGTGGGTGGCGGGCCGGGTCTTCCATGCCGACCTGATTTCGCCGGCCAAGGCCACGGCAACCATCGCGTCGTTCTCGATCCTCGGGCTGACGCCGCTGTATGCGATCTTCACCGGCGTGCTGCTGTGGTTGTCCAGCCTGGCGGCGGGCTGGGCCGACAACTGGTTCGTGTTGCACCGCGTGCACGATGTGATTGCCTACCACCGGCGCCTGCGCTTCATGGTCGGCACGCGCGGCGCGCACCGCGTCGCCGATTTCTGGAAGCGCAACTTGTCGGGCATGGTCGCCAACGTGTCGCTTGGCTTCATGCTGGGGCTGGGGCCCGAGATCCTGTCGTTCTTCGGGCCGCACATGGAGGTGCGCCACGTAACGCTGTCCACCGGCGCGGTGGCGACCGCCGTGGGCGTGCTGGGCGCCGGCGTGATGCACACGGCCGCCTTCTGGCTGGCGGTGGCCGGGATCGCGCTGATGGGCGTGCTCAACGTGCTGGTGTCGTTTGCCCTGGCATTCAGCATGGCGATGCGCTCGCGCAACCTGCGGGGCCTGGACCGCAGGCGCATCACCGGGGCCGTGTGGCGGCGCATCCTGCGCGATCCGCTGTGCCTGCTGGTGCCGCGCGCACCGACCGAGCCGACCCCGCCCACCACCGGCACGCCGGCCTGA
- the rbsK gene encoding ribokinase has translation MVAKRSVLSRAAADVLVVGSLNMDLVIRTPCLPQPGQTVSAPALETIPGGKGANQAVAAARLGSRVAMLGCVGNDPHGTALREGLRREGVETAMVSAHAGAPTGIACVTVADSGQNTIVIVAGANRLLTPAMIDAQQAAFERAKVIVCQLESPPDAVEHALLLGRRLGKTVILNPAPAAGPLPTPWLAACDYLIPNETEAALLTARPVDSPEAALDAAADLHAQGARHVIITLGARGIAYVDATARLLMPACPARAIDATAAGDTFVGALATALAEGAAPAEAIQFGQAAAAVSVTRLGAQPSIPFRSELASPMQ, from the coding sequence ATGGTGGCCAAGCGCTCCGTTCTCTCCCGGGCTGCCGCCGACGTGCTGGTCGTCGGCAGCCTCAACATGGATCTCGTGATCCGCACCCCTTGTTTGCCCCAACCCGGGCAAACGGTTTCGGCGCCGGCGCTGGAGACCATCCCCGGCGGCAAGGGCGCCAACCAGGCCGTGGCCGCGGCGCGCCTGGGCAGCCGCGTCGCCATGCTCGGCTGCGTGGGCAACGATCCCCACGGCACGGCCTTGCGCGAAGGCCTGCGGCGGGAAGGCGTCGAGACCGCGATGGTGAGCGCGCATGCGGGCGCGCCCACGGGCATCGCCTGCGTGACGGTGGCCGACAGCGGGCAGAACACCATCGTGATCGTGGCCGGCGCCAACCGGCTGCTGACCCCGGCGATGATCGACGCGCAGCAGGCCGCCTTCGAGCGGGCCAAGGTCATCGTCTGCCAGTTGGAGTCCCCGCCGGATGCGGTGGAGCACGCGCTGCTGCTCGGGCGGCGGCTGGGCAAAACCGTCATCCTGAACCCGGCCCCGGCCGCCGGCCCGCTGCCGACGCCATGGCTCGCGGCCTGCGACTACCTGATCCCCAACGAGACTGAAGCCGCGCTGCTGACGGCGCGGCCGGTGGACTCGCCCGAGGCAGCGCTCGACGCCGCCGCCGACCTGCATGCGCAAGGTGCCCGCCACGTCATCATCACGCTGGGCGCGCGCGGCATTGCCTACGTGGATGCGACCGCCCGCCTGCTGATGCCGGCCTGCCCCGCGCGGGCCATCGATGCCACCGCGGCCGGCGACACCTTCGTCGGCGCGCTGGCGACGGCGCTGGCCGAAGGCGCGGCACCGGCCGAGGCGATCCAGTTCGGCCAGGCCGCCGCCGCGGTGTCGGTCACGCGCCTGGGCGCGCAGCCCTCGATTCCGTTCCGCAGCGAACTGGCATCGCCGATGCAATAG
- a CDS encoding ABC transporter permease, protein MRSDSTLPPAGPPGPSEASQTAAKAATRAGRAALGMPLGAVGGLLGALAAMLVLFGLLSDTFFTMPTFTTIANEIPDLLVMAVGMTFVLMIGGIDLSVGSVLALSASMLSIAMTRFDWGMLPAALLGVLAATATGTLTGTVTVRWGIPSFIVSLGVLEMARGLAYSLTDSRTVYVGGAVDWLANPISLGIAPSFLIAIAITVIGQVVLTRTVFGRYLVAIGTNEEAVRLAGVDPRPYKIAVFALMGLLSGLAALIQVSRLEAADPNAGVGMELQVIAAVVIGGTSLMGGRGSVARTLFGVLIISVLEAGLAQIGASEPTKRIITGAVIVAAVIMDTYRTRHNRVIAHHHR, encoded by the coding sequence ATGCGCTCTGATTCCACCCTGCCGCCCGCCGGTCCGCCCGGCCCGTCCGAGGCGTCGCAGACGGCGGCCAAGGCCGCCACGCGCGCCGGCCGCGCCGCGCTGGGCATGCCGCTCGGTGCTGTCGGCGGCCTGCTGGGCGCGCTGGCGGCCATGCTGGTGCTGTTCGGCCTGCTGTCGGACACCTTCTTCACGATGCCGACCTTCACCACCATCGCCAACGAGATTCCCGACCTGCTCGTGATGGCCGTGGGCATGACCTTCGTGCTGATGATCGGCGGCATCGACCTGTCGGTGGGCTCGGTGCTGGCGCTGTCGGCGTCGATGCTGTCCATCGCCATGACCCGGTTCGACTGGGGCATGCTGCCGGCGGCCCTGCTGGGCGTGCTGGCGGCCACCGCGACCGGGACCCTCACCGGCACGGTGACGGTGCGCTGGGGCATTCCATCGTTCATCGTCTCGCTGGGCGTGCTGGAAATGGCGCGCGGCCTCGCTTACAGCCTGACCGATTCGCGCACCGTCTACGTCGGCGGCGCGGTGGACTGGCTGGCCAACCCGATCTCGCTGGGCATCGCGCCGTCGTTCCTGATCGCGATCGCCATCACGGTGATCGGCCAGGTGGTGCTGACGCGCACCGTGTTCGGCCGCTACCTGGTCGCCATCGGCACCAACGAGGAAGCGGTGCGGCTGGCGGGCGTCGATCCGCGCCCGTACAAGATCGCCGTGTTTGCGCTGATGGGGCTGCTGTCGGGGCTGGCGGCGCTGATCCAGGTGTCGCGGCTGGAGGCGGCCGATCCCAATGCGGGGGTCGGCATGGAGCTGCAGGTGATCGCCGCCGTGGTGATCGGCGGCACCAGCCTGATGGGCGGACGCGGGTCGGTGGCCCGCACGCTGTTCGGCGTACTCATCATTTCGGTGCTCGAAGCCGGCCTCGCGCAGATCGGCGCTTCGGAGCCCACCAAACGGATCATCACGGGCGCGGTCATCGTCGCGGCCGTGATCATGGATACCTATCGAACCCGGCATAACCGGGTCATTGCACACCACCATCGTTGA
- a CDS encoding LacI family DNA-binding transcriptional regulator, producing MATIKDVAALAGVSFTTVSHVINNTRPVNAETRKRVEEAIRATRYVPSAVARSLKHRTTRTIGVLVPTATNPYFAELARGIEDVCAAAGYSVILCNSDDDPRKQRDYLRVLMEKRVDGLIVSSAGPDTALIDALSESALPVVMVDRPTEGILADQVQIDHEEGAYLATRHLVELGHRRIACISGPSTLSVTAGRLAGFHRALREASVPEQSTRVSEGDFTSPGGYRAARELLTTGERPTAIFASNDLMGIGALRAAAELGISVPRELSIIGFDDIELSRYVYPALSTVGQSIRQLGETTASTLLEHLTDNAARHHQPVPEEPRRIVLPPRLSLRESTAEPARPARAA from the coding sequence ATGGCCACCATCAAGGACGTTGCCGCGTTAGCCGGGGTGTCGTTCACCACCGTCTCGCATGTCATCAACAACACACGGCCGGTCAACGCGGAGACGCGCAAGCGCGTGGAAGAAGCCATCCGCGCCACGCGCTACGTGCCCAGCGCCGTGGCGCGTTCGCTCAAGCACCGCACCACGCGCACCATCGGCGTGCTGGTGCCGACCGCCACCAACCCCTACTTCGCCGAACTGGCGCGCGGCATCGAAGATGTCTGCGCCGCGGCCGGCTACAGCGTCATCCTGTGCAACTCCGACGATGACCCCCGCAAGCAGCGCGACTACCTGCGCGTGCTGATGGAAAAACGCGTCGACGGCCTCATCGTCAGCAGCGCCGGGCCGGACACTGCGCTGATCGATGCGCTGAGCGAATCCGCGCTGCCCGTGGTGATGGTGGACCGCCCCACCGAAGGCATCCTGGCCGACCAGGTGCAGATCGACCACGAAGAAGGCGCCTACCTGGCGACCAGGCATCTGGTGGAGCTCGGACACCGCCGCATTGCCTGCATCAGCGGCCCGTCCACACTGAGCGTGACCGCCGGCCGGCTGGCCGGCTTCCACCGGGCCCTGCGCGAGGCCAGCGTGCCCGAGCAATCCACGCGCGTGTCCGAAGGCGACTTCACGAGCCCCGGCGGCTACCGCGCCGCGCGCGAGCTGCTGACCACCGGCGAGAGGCCCACCGCCATCTTCGCCAGCAACGACCTGATGGGCATCGGCGCACTGCGTGCGGCCGCCGAGCTGGGCATCTCGGTGCCGAGGGAGCTGTCCATCATCGGTTTCGACGACATCGAACTGAGCCGCTATGTCTACCCGGCGCTGTCCACGGTGGGCCAGTCGATCCGGCAATTGGGAGAGACCACGGCCTCGACCCTGCTCGAGCATCTGACCGATAACGCCGCGCGCCATCACCAGCCGGTGCCCGAGGAACCGCGCCGCATCGTGCTGCCGCCGCGCCTGTCGCTGCGCGAGTCGACCGCCGAACCCGCGCGCCCCGCCCGCGCGGCGTAG
- a CDS encoding amino acid aminotransferase, giving the protein MSLFSAVELAPRDPILGLNEAFNADTRSTKVNLGVGVYFTDEGKIPVLRAVQEAEKARLAAAAPRGYLPIEGIAAYDQAVQKLLFGADSPLLAEGRVVTAQALGGTGALKIGADFLKRLYPDAKVAISDPSWENHRALFEAAGFPVVNYPYYDAPTHGLNFAAMLEALNGYAPNTIVVLHACCHNPTGVDLTTEQWKQVVDVIKAKQLIPFLDMAYQGFADGIDQDGLAVRLFADSGLPFFVSSSFSKSFSLYGERVGALSIVTTGKDEAARVLSQVKRVIRTNYSNPPTHGGTVVASVLTSPELRAMWEQELGEMRDRIKSMRHALVDKLTAKGVKTDFSFVKAQRGMFSYSGLSAAQVDRLRNEHGIYAVSTGRICVAALNSHNIDAVVNAIAEVL; this is encoded by the coding sequence ATGTCGCTTTTTTCCGCCGTCGAGCTGGCCCCGCGCGACCCCATCCTGGGGCTGAATGAAGCATTCAACGCCGATACCCGCAGCACCAAAGTCAATCTGGGCGTGGGCGTGTACTTCACCGACGAAGGAAAAATCCCGGTGCTGCGCGCCGTGCAGGAAGCCGAGAAGGCCCGCCTGGCCGCGGCCGCACCGCGCGGCTACCTGCCGATCGAAGGCATCGCCGCCTACGACCAGGCCGTGCAGAAGCTGCTGTTCGGTGCCGATTCGCCGCTGTTGGCCGAAGGCCGCGTGGTGACGGCCCAGGCCCTGGGCGGCACCGGCGCGCTGAAGATCGGCGCCGACTTCCTCAAGCGCCTGTACCCGGACGCCAAGGTCGCCATCTCCGACCCGAGCTGGGAGAACCACCGCGCGCTGTTCGAGGCCGCCGGTTTCCCGGTCGTGAACTACCCGTACTACGATGCTCCGACGCACGGTCTGAACTTCGCCGCCATGCTCGAAGCACTCAACGGCTATGCGCCCAATACCATCGTCGTGCTGCACGCCTGCTGCCACAACCCGACCGGCGTGGACCTGACGACCGAGCAGTGGAAGCAGGTGGTCGACGTCATCAAGGCCAAGCAGCTGATCCCGTTCCTCGACATGGCCTACCAGGGCTTCGCCGACGGCATCGACCAGGACGGCCTGGCCGTGCGCCTGTTCGCCGACTCGGGCCTGCCGTTCTTCGTGTCGAGCTCGTTCTCCAAGTCGTTCTCGCTGTACGGCGAGCGCGTCGGCGCGCTGTCGATCGTCACCACCGGCAAGGACGAGGCCGCCCGCGTGCTGTCGCAGGTCAAGCGCGTGATCCGCACCAACTACTCCAACCCGCCGACCCACGGCGGCACGGTGGTCGCCAGCGTGCTGACCAGCCCCGAGCTGCGCGCGATGTGGGAACAAGAGCTGGGCGAAATGCGCGACCGCATCAAGTCGATGCGCCATGCGCTGGTCGACAAGCTGACCGCCAAGGGCGTGAAGACCGACTTCTCGTTCGTGAAGGCGCAGCGCGGCATGTTCTCGTACTCGGGCCTGTCCGCTGCCCAGGTGGACCGCCTGCGCAACGAGCACGGCATCTACGCGGTATCGACCGGCCGTATCTGCGTGGCCGCGCTGAACTCGCACAACATCGATGCGGTGGTCAACGCCATTGCCGAAGTGCTCTGA
- the uvrB gene encoding excinuclease ABC subunit UvrB, with amino-acid sequence MTDLSQVPSPYDESKFVAFEGSPFQLYQPYPPAGDQPGAIRQLVEGIGDGLSYQTLLGVTGSGKTYTMANVIAQAGRPAIVFAPNKTLAAQLYSEFREFFPRNAVEYFVSYYDYYQPEAYVPQRDLFIEKDSSVNEHIEQMRLSATKSLLERRDVVIVATVSAIYGIGNPTEYHQMILTLRTGDRISQRDVIARLIAMQYTRNETDFQRGTFRVRGDTIDIFPAEHAEMAVRLELFDDEVDSLQLFDPLTGRVRQKIPRFTVYPSSHYVTPRETVLRAIEAIKAELRERLDFFYKENKLVEAQRLEQRTRFDLEMLQELGFCKGIENYSRHLSGAQPGEPPPTLVDYLPPDALMFLDESHVLIGQLNGMYNGDRARKETLSEYGFRLPSALDNRPLKFAEFEGKMRQVVFVSATPADYEKQRAGDEVVEQVVRPTGLVDPIIHVRPATTQVDDLLSEIHERVKAGERVLVTTLTKRMAEQLTEFLSEHGVKVRYLHSDIDTVERVEIIRDLRLGTFDVLVGINLLREGLDIPEVSLVAILDADKEGFLRAERSLIQTIGRAARNVNGTAILYADRITDSMRRAIGETERRRAKQIAHNEAHGITPRGVVKRIKDIIDGVYNVDDARAELKAAQEAARYGDMSEKQVGKEIKRLEKQMLDHAKNLEFEKAAAVRDQLAKLKSQVFGASGEDHIAPAV; translated from the coding sequence ATGACCGATCTCAGCCAAGTCCCCAGCCCGTACGATGAGTCGAAGTTCGTCGCGTTCGAGGGCTCGCCGTTCCAGCTGTACCAGCCGTATCCGCCCGCCGGCGACCAGCCCGGGGCGATCCGCCAACTGGTCGAGGGCATCGGGGACGGCCTGTCGTACCAGACCCTGCTGGGCGTGACGGGCTCGGGCAAGACCTACACCATGGCCAACGTGATCGCGCAGGCGGGGCGGCCCGCGATCGTGTTCGCGCCCAACAAGACGCTGGCGGCGCAGCTGTATTCGGAGTTCCGCGAGTTCTTCCCGCGCAACGCGGTCGAGTACTTCGTCTCGTACTACGACTACTACCAGCCGGAAGCCTACGTGCCGCAGCGCGATCTCTTCATCGAGAAGGATTCGTCGGTCAACGAGCATATCGAGCAGATGCGGCTGTCGGCCACCAAGAGCCTGCTGGAGCGGCGCGACGTGGTGATCGTGGCGACCGTGTCGGCCATCTACGGGATCGGCAATCCGACCGAGTATCACCAGATGATCCTGACGCTGCGCACCGGCGACAGGATCAGCCAGCGCGACGTGATCGCGCGCCTGATCGCCATGCAGTACACGCGCAACGAGACGGATTTCCAGCGCGGCACCTTCCGCGTGCGCGGCGACACCATCGACATCTTTCCCGCCGAGCACGCCGAGATGGCGGTGCGGCTGGAGCTGTTCGACGACGAGGTCGATTCGCTGCAGCTGTTCGATCCGCTCACCGGGCGCGTGCGGCAGAAGATCCCGCGCTTCACGGTCTATCCGTCGAGCCACTACGTGACGCCGCGCGAGACCGTGCTGCGCGCCATCGAGGCCATCAAGGCCGAGCTGCGCGAGCGGCTGGATTTCTTCTACAAGGAGAACAAGCTGGTCGAGGCACAGCGCCTGGAGCAACGCACGCGCTTCGACCTGGAGATGCTGCAGGAGCTGGGCTTCTGCAAGGGCATCGAAAACTATTCGCGGCACCTGTCGGGTGCCCAGCCGGGCGAGCCGCCCCCGACCCTGGTCGACTACCTGCCGCCGGACGCGCTGATGTTCCTGGACGAATCGCATGTGCTGATCGGCCAGCTCAACGGCATGTACAACGGCGACCGCGCGCGCAAGGAGACGCTGTCCGAGTACGGCTTCCGCCTGCCGTCGGCGCTGGACAACCGGCCGCTGAAGTTCGCCGAGTTCGAGGGCAAGATGCGGCAGGTGGTCTTCGTGTCCGCCACGCCGGCCGACTACGAGAAGCAGCGTGCCGGCGACGAGGTGGTCGAGCAGGTGGTGCGTCCCACCGGCCTGGTCGATCCGATCATCCATGTGCGGCCGGCCACCACGCAGGTGGACGACCTGCTGTCGGAGATCCACGAGCGCGTCAAGGCCGGCGAGCGCGTGCTGGTCACCACGCTCACCAAGCGCATGGCCGAGCAGTTGACCGAGTTCCTGTCGGAGCACGGCGTCAAGGTCCGCTACCTGCACTCGGACATCGACACGGTCGAGCGCGTGGAGATCATCCGCGACCTGCGGCTGGGCACCTTCGACGTGCTGGTCGGCATCAACCTGCTGCGCGAGGGGCTGGACATTCCCGAGGTGTCGCTGGTGGCCATTCTCGATGCCGACAAGGAAGGCTTCCTGCGCGCCGAGCGTTCGCTGATCCAGACCATCGGCCGCGCCGCGCGCAACGTCAACGGCACCGCCATCCTCTACGCGGACCGCATCACTGACTCGATGCGCCGCGCCATCGGCGAGACCGAGCGGCGCCGCGCCAAGCAGATCGCCCACAACGAGGCCCATGGCATCACGCCGCGCGGCGTGGTCAAGCGCATCAAGGACATCATCGACGGCGTCTACAACGTCGATGACGCGCGTGCCGAACTGAAGGCCGCGCAGGAAGCCGCCAGGTATGGAGACATGAGCGAGAAGCAGGTCGGCAAGGAGATCAAGCGCCTCGAAAAGCAGATGCTCGATCACGCCAAGAACCTGGAGTTCGAAAAGGCGGCCGCGGTGCGCGACCAACTGGCTAAGCTCAAGTCGCAGGTCTTCGGGGCCAGCGGCGAAGACCATATCGCACCGGCTGTCTGA
- a CDS encoding TetR/AcrR family transcriptional regulator, giving the protein MPSSPAVPFADADSPAEAVQGESAPGGTGTPRARRDPAGTRRRILAAATEEFSRGGFAGARVDAIARRAETNERMLYYYYGSKEKLFLAVLEHMYFRFKEAEERVQIEAADPREAVIQLARFVWDFYYENPEFVRLLNSENLHEARHLKTSPHLGQLVNPIIDVLRGVVERGQRAGLFRDDVDVSRLYLTISALGYYVLSNRYTISAVVGRDVASAEEHEAFAQLHIRMLLAYLERPEG; this is encoded by the coding sequence ATGCCGTCTTCTCCCGCCGTGCCGTTCGCAGACGCCGATTCGCCCGCCGAAGCCGTCCAGGGCGAGTCCGCTCCCGGCGGGACCGGCACACCGCGCGCGCGCCGCGATCCGGCCGGGACGCGCCGCCGCATCCTGGCGGCCGCCACCGAGGAGTTCTCGCGCGGTGGTTTCGCCGGGGCCCGGGTCGACGCCATCGCCCGTCGCGCCGAGACCAACGAGCGCATGCTGTACTACTACTACGGCAGCAAGGAAAAGCTCTTCCTGGCCGTGCTCGAACACATGTACTTCCGCTTCAAGGAAGCCGAGGAGCGCGTGCAGATCGAGGCGGCTGATCCGCGCGAGGCGGTGATTCAGCTGGCCCGCTTCGTCTGGGATTTCTATTACGAGAACCCCGAGTTCGTCCGCCTGCTCAATAGCGAGAATCTGCACGAGGCGCGGCACCTGAAGACCTCGCCGCACCTGGGGCAACTGGTCAATCCGATCATCGACGTGCTGCGCGGGGTGGTCGAGCGCGGCCAGCGTGCCGGCCTGTTTCGCGACGATGTCGACGTGTCGCGGCTGTACCTGACGATCTCCGCGCTGGGCTACTACGTGCTGTCCAACCGCTATACGATCAGCGCGGTGGTCGGCCGCGATGTCGCCTCGGCGGAAGAGCACGAGGCCTTCGCCCAGTTGCATATCCGGATGCTGCTCGCGTATCTCGAGCGTCCCGAGGGCTGA
- a CDS encoding polyhydroxyalkanoate depolymerase: MLYQLHEFQRAMLSPMTAWAQATAKTFTNPLSPLSLLPGAQRYAAGYELLYRLGKEYEKPEFNIRSVKSNGRDIPIVEQTIIDKPFCRLVRFKRYADDPETIRMLKDEPIVLVCAPLSGHHSTLLRDTVRTLLQDHKVYVTDWIDARMVPVEAGPFRLSDYIAYIREFITHIGADKLHVISVCQPTVPVLAAISLMASDGEKTPLTMTMMGGPIDARKSPTAVNSLATNKSHAWFENNVIYTVPANYPGHGRRVYPGFLQHAGFVAMNPDRHVSSHYDYYLSLVEGDTEDAEAHVRFYDEYNAVLDMAAEYYLDTIRDVFQEFHLANGTWVVDGKPVRPEDIKGTALFTIEGELDDISGSGQTEAAQGLCSGIPKTRKQHLTAPKCGHYGIFSGRRWREFVYPQLRDFIRRYDNNTRIKAVA, encoded by the coding sequence ATGCTTTACCAGCTTCACGAATTCCAGCGCGCCATGCTCAGCCCGATGACGGCCTGGGCGCAGGCGACCGCAAAGACCTTCACCAATCCGCTGAGCCCGCTGTCGCTGCTGCCTGGCGCACAACGCTACGCCGCGGGCTATGAACTGCTGTACCGGCTCGGCAAGGAGTACGAGAAGCCGGAATTCAACATCCGCTCGGTCAAGTCGAACGGACGCGACATCCCCATCGTCGAGCAGACCATCATCGACAAGCCGTTCTGCCGCCTGGTCCGCTTCAAGCGCTATGCCGACGATCCGGAAACCATCCGCATGCTCAAGGACGAGCCCATCGTCCTGGTGTGCGCGCCGCTGTCGGGCCACCACTCGACGCTGCTGCGCGACACGGTGCGCACGCTGCTGCAGGATCACAAGGTCTATGTGACGGACTGGATCGACGCGCGCATGGTGCCGGTCGAGGCCGGTCCGTTCCGCCTATCAGACTACATCGCCTACATCCGCGAGTTCATCACGCACATCGGCGCCGACAAGCTGCACGTGATCTCGGTGTGCCAGCCGACCGTGCCGGTGCTGGCGGCCATCTCGCTGATGGCGTCGGATGGAGAGAAGACGCCGCTGACCATGACGATGATGGGCGGCCCGATCGACGCCCGCAAGAGCCCGACCGCCGTCAACTCGCTGGCGACCAACAAGTCGCACGCGTGGTTCGAGAACAATGTGATCTATACCGTGCCGGCCAACTATCCGGGCCACGGCCGCCGCGTCTACCCCGGCTTCCTGCAGCACGCCGGCTTCGTGGCGATGAACCCCGACCGCCACGTCTCGTCGCACTACGACTACTACCTGAGCCTGGTCGAGGGCGACACGGAAGATGCCGAAGCCCACGTGCGCTTCTACGACGAGTACAACGCCGTGCTGGACATGGCCGCCGAGTACTACCTCGACACCATCCGCGATGTGTTCCAGGAATTTCACCTGGCCAACGGTACCTGGGTGGTGGACGGCAAACCGGTGCGTCCGGAGGACATCAAGGGCACCGCGCTGTTCACTATCGAAGGCGAACTGGACGACATCTCGGGCAGCGGCCAGACCGAAGCTGCACAAGGCCTGTGCAGCGGCATCCCGAAAACGCGCAAGCAGCACCTGACCGCACCCAAGTGCGGCCACTACGGCATCTTCTCGGGCCGGCGCTGGCGCGAGTTCGTGTATCCGCAACTGCGCGACTTCATCCGCCGCTACGACAACAACACGCGCATCAAAGCGGTCGCCTGA